In Musa acuminata AAA Group cultivar baxijiao chromosome BXJ2-8, Cavendish_Baxijiao_AAA, whole genome shotgun sequence, one genomic interval encodes:
- the LOC135581683 gene encoding zinc finger A20 and AN1 domain-containing stress-associated protein 6-like isoform X1, producing MVEEEETAVGLEHQQQLGFRSSSTGMEQEGQKRETGKTDLQSSNIPVLCANNCGFFGCPATNNLCSKCYKDYFLSKSKASMETLVIPPALESKRVDEKPSGDDGIAKSVNSSEEGATSEGGAPLPTKNPNRCSFCNKRVGLMGFKCRCGEVFCSIHRYSDKHNCAYDYRAAAQDAIAKANPVVKTDKVEKI from the exons ATG GTCGAGGAGGAGGAGACCGCGGTCGGATTGGAGCATCAGCAACAACTAGGGTTCCGTTCTTCTTCTACGGGCATGGAGCAGGAGGGGCAGAAGCGAGAGACCGGGAAGACGGATTTGCAATCTTCCAACATCCCCGTCCTCTGCGCCAACAACTGCGGCTTCTTCGGATGCCCGGCGACGAACAATCTCTGCTCCAAGTGCTACAAGGATTACTTCTTGAGCAAATCAAAGGCTTCCATGGAGACGCTTGTGATTCCGCCGGCCCTTGAATCTAAGCGGGTCGACGAGAAGCCTAGCGGAGATGACGGAATCGCTAAATCTGTGAACTCGAGTGAGGAAGGGGCCACCTCGGAAGGGGGGGCCCCTTTGCCGACGAAGAATCCCAACCGTTGCAGCTTCTGCAATAAGAGAGTCGGATTGATGGGGTTTAAGTGCCGCTGCGGGGAGGTGTTCTGCTCGATCCACAGGTACTCTGATAAGCATAACTGTGCCTATGATTACAGGGCGGCTGCGCAGGACGCGATTGCAAAAGCCAACCCCGTGGTGAAGACGGACAAAGTCGAGAAGATCTAA
- the LOC135581683 gene encoding zinc finger A20 and AN1 domain-containing stress-associated protein 8-like isoform X2, with translation MEQEGQKRETGKTDLQSSNIPVLCANNCGFFGCPATNNLCSKCYKDYFLSKSKASMETLVIPPALESKRVDEKPSGDDGIAKSVNSSEEGATSEGGAPLPTKNPNRCSFCNKRVGLMGFKCRCGEVFCSIHRYSDKHNCAYDYRAAAQDAIAKANPVVKTDKVEKI, from the coding sequence ATGGAGCAGGAGGGGCAGAAGCGAGAGACCGGGAAGACGGATTTGCAATCTTCCAACATCCCCGTCCTCTGCGCCAACAACTGCGGCTTCTTCGGATGCCCGGCGACGAACAATCTCTGCTCCAAGTGCTACAAGGATTACTTCTTGAGCAAATCAAAGGCTTCCATGGAGACGCTTGTGATTCCGCCGGCCCTTGAATCTAAGCGGGTCGACGAGAAGCCTAGCGGAGATGACGGAATCGCTAAATCTGTGAACTCGAGTGAGGAAGGGGCCACCTCGGAAGGGGGGGCCCCTTTGCCGACGAAGAATCCCAACCGTTGCAGCTTCTGCAATAAGAGAGTCGGATTGATGGGGTTTAAGTGCCGCTGCGGGGAGGTGTTCTGCTCGATCCACAGGTACTCTGATAAGCATAACTGTGCCTATGATTACAGGGCGGCTGCGCAGGACGCGATTGCAAAAGCCAACCCCGTGGTGAAGACGGACAAAGTCGAGAAGATCTAA